The Clostridiaceae bacterium HFYG-1003 genome includes a window with the following:
- a CDS encoding cell wall metabolism sensor histidine kinase WalK, which translates to MKSKSIVFKLVATFFVILAISYMIIATILSVWVQQGYISERRTRLEESAELIKYNVERFKASEIKKPILTTTLQYLGRGLNDSEVLVLDERNMVFLVSREELSDWIFKVFPQENLERLASGGAQEISRLAGPDGTKEYFVYVSPILKDGIYHGAAVIMTPEEVLRKQISGVFFIIWISSFLALIASIFMIYYFAQQILIRPLYELNSVADKMSKGDFTQRALVSSEDEIGNLANSFNLMAESIENTDQNRRDFISNISHELRSPITSIRGFVAGILDGIIPKDKENYYLNVVYEEINRLTRLINDLLDLSAMESGRFSMNVTEVDLNEVIRASIVKFETKINDKKLRVDISLDSEHQYVAADRDRLIQVVTNLLDNAVKHSPAEGHVEVSTKVKGKKVTVAIYNDGMPISDADLKNIWSRFYKADRSRTQKESTGLGLPIVRNILSQLGENVWVENRETGVVFQFTLSKT; encoded by the coding sequence ATGAAAAGTAAAAGTATCGTATTCAAGCTGGTGGCCACGTTCTTTGTGATCCTGGCCATCAGCTACATGATTATCGCAACGATCCTTTCCGTCTGGGTGCAGCAGGGCTACATCTCGGAAAGACGAACCCGTCTGGAAGAATCCGCGGAGCTTATTAAGTACAATGTAGAGCGGTTCAAGGCGAGTGAAATCAAAAAGCCCATTCTGACCACCACGTTGCAGTATTTGGGCCGGGGCCTCAATGATTCAGAGGTACTGGTTCTGGATGAGCGCAATATGGTGTTTTTGGTGTCTAGGGAAGAGTTGTCTGACTGGATTTTCAAGGTGTTCCCCCAGGAGAACCTGGAGCGCCTGGCCAGCGGCGGCGCTCAGGAAATCTCCCGCCTGGCCGGCCCGGATGGCACGAAAGAGTATTTTGTCTATGTGTCGCCCATCCTGAAGGATGGCATCTACCATGGCGCCGCCGTCATCATGACGCCGGAGGAAGTCCTGCGCAAGCAGATTTCAGGGGTCTTCTTCATCATCTGGATCAGTTCCTTCCTGGCGCTGATCGCCTCGATCTTCATGATCTACTACTTTGCGCAGCAGATCCTGATTCGTCCCCTGTATGAACTGAACAGCGTGGCCGACAAGATGAGCAAGGGCGACTTCACCCAGCGGGCCCTGGTATCCTCCGAGGATGAAATCGGCAATCTGGCCAACTCCTTCAACCTTATGGCGGAATCCATTGAGAACACGGACCAGAACCGGCGGGATTTCATCAGCAACATTTCCCATGAACTGCGTTCGCCCATCACCTCGATCCGGGGCTTCGTCGCCGGAATCCTGGACGGCATCATTCCCAAGGACAAGGAGAATTACTATCTCAATGTCGTATATGAGGAAATCAACCGTCTGACCCGGCTCATCAATGATCTGTTGGATTTGTCCGCCATGGAGTCCGGCCGGTTCTCGATGAATGTGACGGAAGTGGACCTCAACGAGGTCATTCGGGCCTCCATCGTCAAGTTTGAAACCAAAATCAATGATAAGAAACTTCGGGTGGACATTTCGCTGGATTCCGAGCATCAGTACGTCGCGGCCGACCGCGACCGCCTGATTCAGGTCGTCACCAACCTCCTGGACAATGCCGTCAAGCACTCTCCGGCCGAGGGGCATGTTGAAGTGTCCACTAAAGTGAAGGGCAAGAAAGTGACGGTGGCCATCTACAACGACGGCATGCCAATTTCCGATGCTGATCTGAAGAACATCTGGTCCCGGTTCTATAAGGCGGACCGGTCGC